One window from the genome of Leuconostoc suionicum encodes:
- a CDS encoding DUF7671 family protein, producing MSKDKYETHLFTGIVVEQDLSGNYVPKDGATLHRWRTGKHTKGKYKHIGQVFLTENNQSIAVLSQERLSFNKRHDYVPLQRWTEATVDLRKLEAYKKDES from the coding sequence ATGAGTAAAGACAAGTATGAAACACATTTGTTTACAGGTATTGTAGTTGAGCAGGATCTGTCTGGAAACTATGTCCCTAAAGATGGGGCGACTTTGCACAGGTGGCGAACTGGAAAACATACAAAGGGAAAGTACAAACATATTGGGCAGGTATTTTTGACAGAAAATAATCAAAGTATTGCTGTGCTATCACAAGAAAGATTATCTTTTAATAAGCGCCATGATTATGTGCCATTACAAAGATGGACCGAAGCAACTGTTGATTTGAGAAAACTTGAAGCATACAAAAAGGATGAATCATAA